In Hevea brasiliensis isolate MT/VB/25A 57/8 unplaced genomic scaffold, ASM3005281v1 Scaf610, whole genome shotgun sequence, one DNA window encodes the following:
- the LOC110666559 gene encoding annexin-like protein RJ4 isoform X2 yields the protein MATIFAPANHVPGEDAESLYKAFKGWGTNEKAVISVLAHRNATQRKQIRQAYWDLYQEDLVKRLESELKGDFERAVYRWILEPQDRDAVLANVALKKSSDYHVIVEIACVRSAEELLAVRRAYQARYKHSLEEDVAAHTTGDVRKLLVGLVTTFRYEGAEINTRLAKSEANILQDAIKDKKFSNDEVIRILTTRSKTQLMATFNGFKDDQGTSITKALLGEPADNEFKRLLRIAIRCINEPLKYYEKILRNAIRKFGTDEDAITRVIVTRAEKDLLDIKELYYKRNSVPLDQAVAKETSGDYKAFLLALLGKQD from the exons ATGGCAACCATCTTTGCTCCTGCCAACCATGTCCCAGGTGAAGATGCCGAATCCCTCTACAAGGCCTTTAAAG GCTGGGGGACCAATGAGAAGGCTGTAATTTCAGTGCTTGCTCATAGAAATGCAACTCAAAGGAAGCAAATCAGGCAAGCTTATTGGGACCTTTACCAAGAAGATCTTGTTAAGCGTCTTGAGTCTGAGCTGAAAGGAGATTTTGAG AGAGCTGTATACAGATGGATATTGGAACCACAAGACAGAGATGCAGTATTAGCTAATGTGGCTCTAAAGAAATCTTCTGATTATCATGTGATCGTTGAAATTGCTTGCGTCCGATCTGCAGAGGAGCTCTTGGCTGTGAGGAGGGCCTACCAGGCTCGCTACAAGCATTCCTTGGAAGAAGATGTGGCAGCTCATACCACCGGCGATGTCAGGAAG CTCTTGGTTGGGTTGGTGACCACTTTTAGGTATGAAGGCGCTGAGATAAATACAAGATTGGCCAAATCGGAAGCTAATATTCTTCAGGATGCGATCAAAGACAAGAAGTTTAGTAACGATGAAGTTATTAGGATCTTAACTACAAGGAGCAAGACACAGCTTATGGCTACTTTCAATGGCTTCAAAGATGACCAGGGAACTTCCATCACTAAG GCTTTGTTGGGTGAGCCTGCTGATAATGAGTTCAAACGCTTGCTTCGCATAGCCATTCGATGCATCAACGAACCTCTTAAGTACTATGAGAAG ATTTTGAGGAATGCAATCAGAAAGTTTGGGACTGATGAGGATGCAATTACTCGTGTGATCGTCACGAGGGCAGAGAAGGACTTGTTGGATATCAAGGAACTTTACTACAAGAGGAACAGTGTGCCTCTTGATCAAGCAGTGGCCAAGGAAACTTCTGGGGATTACAAGGCATTCCTCCTTGCTCTGCTAGGAAAGCAGGATTAA
- the LOC110666559 gene encoding annexin-like protein RJ4 isoform X1 has product MATFVVPANVSIVEDAETLRKACEGWGTNEKAVISVLAHRNATQRKQIRQAYWDLYQEDLVKRLESELKGDFERAVYRWILEPQDRDAVLANVALKKSSDYHVIVEIACVRSAEELLAVRRAYQARYKHSLEEDVAAHTTGDVRKLLVGLVTTFRYEGAEINTRLAKSEANILQDAIKDKKFSNDEVIRILTTRSKTQLMATFNGFKDDQGTSITKALLGEPADNEFKRLLRIAIRCINEPLKYYEKILRNAIRKFGTDEDAITRVIVTRAEKDLLDIKELYYKRNSVPLDQAVAKETSGDYKAFLLALLGKQD; this is encoded by the exons ATGGCAACCTTTGTTGTTCCTGCAAATGTTTCAATTGTAGAAGATGCAGAAACTCTCAGAAAAGCTTGCGAAG GCTGGGGGACCAATGAGAAGGCTGTAATTTCAGTGCTTGCTCATAGAAATGCAACTCAAAGGAAGCAAATCAGGCAAGCTTATTGGGACCTTTACCAAGAAGATCTTGTTAAGCGTCTTGAGTCTGAGCTGAAAGGAGATTTTGAG AGAGCTGTATACAGATGGATATTGGAACCACAAGACAGAGATGCAGTATTAGCTAATGTGGCTCTAAAGAAATCTTCTGATTATCATGTGATCGTTGAAATTGCTTGCGTCCGATCTGCAGAGGAGCTCTTGGCTGTGAGGAGGGCCTACCAGGCTCGCTACAAGCATTCCTTGGAAGAAGATGTGGCAGCTCATACCACCGGCGATGTCAGGAAG CTCTTGGTTGGGTTGGTGACCACTTTTAGGTATGAAGGCGCTGAGATAAATACAAGATTGGCCAAATCGGAAGCTAATATTCTTCAGGATGCGATCAAAGACAAGAAGTTTAGTAACGATGAAGTTATTAGGATCTTAACTACAAGGAGCAAGACACAGCTTATGGCTACTTTCAATGGCTTCAAAGATGACCAGGGAACTTCCATCACTAAG GCTTTGTTGGGTGAGCCTGCTGATAATGAGTTCAAACGCTTGCTTCGCATAGCCATTCGATGCATCAACGAACCTCTTAAGTACTATGAGAAG ATTTTGAGGAATGCAATCAGAAAGTTTGGGACTGATGAGGATGCAATTACTCGTGTGATCGTCACGAGGGCAGAGAAGGACTTGTTGGATATCAAGGAACTTTACTACAAGAGGAACAGTGTGCCTCTTGATCAAGCAGTGGCCAAGGAAACTTCTGGGGATTACAAGGCATTCCTCCTTGCTCTGCTAGGAAAGCAGGATTAA